The Eubacteriaceae bacterium Marseille-Q4139 genome has a window encoding:
- a CDS encoding class I SAM-dependent methyltransferase translates to MKENPYDNPEFFEKYSQMDRSKKGLSGAGEWAALKELLPDFSGKRVLDLGCGYGWHCAYAAEHGAVSVVGTDISEKMIGEAKKRNPGGQIRYEVTAFEDCDFPAESFDIIICSLMLHYLEDYGEFLKKVSAWLKTGGNLIFNVEHPVFTAYGSQDWYYGPCGEILHFPVDRYFLEGKRDACFLGEQVVKYHRTLTTYLEGLLSHGFALQHVVEPQPTEEMLKEIEGMEEELRRPMMLLVSAVKGR, encoded by the coding sequence ATGAAGGAAAATCCGTATGACAATCCGGAGTTTTTTGAAAAATACAGCCAGATGGATCGGAGCAAAAAGGGGCTTTCCGGCGCTGGCGAATGGGCGGCATTAAAAGAGCTTCTTCCTGATTTTTCAGGGAAACGCGTGCTGGATCTCGGCTGCGGCTACGGCTGGCACTGCGCTTATGCGGCGGAACACGGCGCTGTTTCGGTGGTCGGGACAGATATTTCGGAGAAAATGATCGGAGAGGCGAAAAAGAGGAATCCGGGCGGGCAGATCCGGTATGAGGTCACGGCCTTTGAGGACTGCGATTTCCCGGCGGAGAGCTTTGACATTATTATTTGTTCGCTGATGCTTCACTATCTGGAGGACTATGGGGAATTCCTAAAAAAAGTATCGGCTTGGCTTAAAACAGGCGGAAACCTGATTTTCAATGTGGAACACCCGGTCTTTACGGCTTACGGCTCCCAGGACTGGTATTACGGGCCATGCGGGGAGATCCTGCATTTTCCGGTGGACCGGTATTTCCTGGAAGGAAAGAGGGATGCGTGTTTCCTCGGGGAGCAGGTAGTAAAATACCACAGGACGCTCACCACGTATCTGGAGGGGCTGCTTTCCCATGGATTTGCGCTCCAGCATGTGGTGGAGCCGCAGCCGACAGAAGAAATGTTAAAAGAAATCGAAGGAATGGAGGAGGAACTCAGGCGGCCGATGATGCTTCTTGTGTCGGCCGTGAAGGGAAGATAA
- a CDS encoding serpin family protein has product MKKRMLAAILAAGAVVLSAAGCSVRNQTENTDDALKGMEENPAVTEVNTAFLPTEGTYENEEEKREFMRNKQIPEDFSAAYREFCCLTGSEFLKAEEKNAIYSPLSLYYCLALAAEGAAGETREEILSLLRYEDMEALTKDCKEAYEFFYRGEPGKVLKKEAGGEPHSRDVYRLELFQSVWADDGLTLKDSFKETAVSDYYSDIFRVDFADDATYEAMEDWVELRTRGIIRPEIQPSDDIEAAILGTVYFYDEWTDVFRELETKPDTFTKSDGSQVTCDFMNRTMGSHGFRRGENYTSSQLALKNGSVEFILPDPGVDVHTFLESPEVLNDVLFGTGESTVGEVVWKVPKFSYGSELSLKEPLLRLGMKKAFDDADFTNMASDPLFISSIRQQCHVGIDENGVEAAAYTEIMYAGAALPQGRAEMILDRPFLYVIKNRGEILFIGICEDPTV; this is encoded by the coding sequence ATGAAGAAAAGAATGTTGGCAGCCATTCTGGCGGCAGGCGCTGTGGTGCTATCCGCGGCAGGCTGTTCCGTAAGAAACCAGACGGAAAACACCGATGACGCACTAAAAGGAATGGAAGAGAATCCGGCCGTGACAGAGGTGAATACGGCTTTTCTTCCGACAGAAGGTACCTACGAAAACGAGGAAGAGAAGCGGGAGTTTATGAGAAACAAGCAGATTCCGGAAGATTTTTCGGCAGCATACCGGGAGTTCTGCTGCCTGACAGGCTCGGAATTTTTAAAGGCAGAGGAGAAAAACGCGATTTATTCGCCGTTAAGCCTTTATTACTGCCTGGCGTTAGCGGCAGAGGGAGCCGCCGGGGAGACGAGGGAGGAAATTTTGTCCCTTCTCCGGTATGAGGACATGGAGGCGCTCACTAAGGACTGCAAAGAGGCCTACGAATTTTTCTACCGCGGAGAGCCCGGAAAGGTTTTAAAAAAGGAAGCAGGCGGCGAGCCCCATTCCAGGGATGTCTACCGGCTGGAGCTGTTCCAGTCCGTATGGGCCGATGACGGTTTGACGTTAAAGGACAGCTTTAAAGAGACGGCCGTTTCCGACTACTATTCTGACATATTCCGCGTGGATTTTGCTGATGACGCGACGTATGAAGCCATGGAAGACTGGGTGGAGCTCAGAACCCGCGGCATCATCCGGCCGGAGATCCAGCCATCCGACGATATCGAGGCAGCTATTTTGGGTACGGTATATTTCTATGATGAGTGGACGGATGTGTTCCGGGAATTGGAGACAAAGCCGGACACGTTTACAAAGAGCGACGGCAGCCAGGTTACCTGTGATTTCATGAACCGCACCATGGGTTCCCACGGCTTCCGGCGCGGCGAGAACTATACATCCTCGCAGTTGGCGTTAAAAAATGGCTCCGTGGAATTTATCCTGCCGGATCCCGGCGTCGATGTCCATACATTTTTAGAGAGCCCCGAGGTGCTAAACGATGTCCTGTTCGGAACGGGAGAGAGCACGGTCGGCGAGGTGGTCTGGAAGGTGCCGAAATTTTCTTACGGGAGCGAGCTTTCCTTAAAGGAACCGCTTTTAAGGCTCGGCATGAAAAAGGCGTTTGATGACGCGGATTTTACCAACATGGCTTCCGATCCCCTGTTCATCTCGTCCATCCGCCAGCAGTGCCACGTGGGCATTGACGAAAACGGCGTGGAGGCAGCCGCCTACACGGAGATCATGTATGCCGGGGCAGCGCTTCCGCAGGGCAGAGCCGAAATGATCCTTGACCGGCCGTTCCTCTATGTGATAAAAAACAGGGGGGAAATCCTGTTTATCGGAATCTGCGAGGATCCGACGGTTTAG
- a CDS encoding aminopeptidase P family protein, producing MDYKEVQGLAKDTMEYARKAVRAGMTLMEVRELCEKKLLELGADSFWYWDIGAFVFAGDETAVSVSGPRYQTSGRIIQENDIITIDLSPQCGDIWGDYARTFIVENGIVVDGEACSNEEWKQGIAMEKELHRKMRSFVTPDTTFEELYEYMNQVIKENGYINLDFMGNLGHSIEKQKGDRIYIKKGNRTRLGDVSYFTFEPHISIAGSKYGYKRENIYYFSEGKLMEL from the coding sequence ATGGATTATAAAGAAGTCCAGGGACTTGCAAAAGACACCATGGAATATGCCAGAAAGGCTGTACGCGCAGGAATGACTCTCATGGAAGTGAGGGAACTTTGCGAAAAAAAGTTATTGGAATTAGGGGCGGATTCCTTTTGGTATTGGGATATAGGCGCCTTTGTCTTTGCAGGTGATGAAACTGCCGTGTCAGTGAGCGGGCCTAGGTATCAGACAAGCGGCAGAATCATCCAGGAAAATGACATCATAACGATTGATTTGAGCCCGCAATGTGGCGATATTTGGGGCGATTATGCGCGTACTTTCATTGTCGAGAACGGCATAGTTGTTGACGGCGAGGCCTGTTCCAATGAGGAGTGGAAACAGGGAATTGCCATGGAAAAAGAACTTCACAGAAAAATGCGGAGCTTTGTCACTCCGGACACGACATTTGAGGAACTGTATGAGTATATGAACCAGGTTATCAAAGAGAATGGATACATCAACCTTGATTTTATGGGGAATCTGGGACATTCTATCGAAAAACAGAAGGGGGATCGGATCTACATTAAAAAGGGGAACCGAACCCGCCTGGGCGATGTGTCTTATTTCACATTTGAACCGCATATCAGCATTGCCGGTTCCAAATACGGCTATAAAAGGGAGAATATTTATTATTTTTCTGAGGGGAAACTGATGGAGCTGTAA
- a CDS encoding GntR family transcriptional regulator: MILKINFDSEEALYMQLCNQIIVGIATDMLHEGDNLPSVRQLAEDIGINMHTVNKAYSVLRQEGFLRLDRRRGAVVALNMDKLQALAEMREELGIVLARGFCRNVSREEVHALVDEIFEDFSGQGE; the protein is encoded by the coding sequence ATGATTCTGAAAATCAATTTTGACAGCGAAGAGGCGCTGTACATGCAGCTGTGCAATCAGATCATCGTCGGGATTGCCACGGACATGCTGCATGAAGGCGATAACCTGCCTTCCGTGAGACAGCTTGCGGAAGATATTGGAATCAACATGCATACGGTAAATAAAGCATATTCTGTTTTAAGGCAGGAGGGATTTTTGAGGCTCGACAGGCGCCGCGGCGCCGTTGTGGCTCTAAATATGGATAAACTCCAGGCCCTTGCGGAAATGAGAGAGGAGCTTGGGATCGTCCTTGCCAGGGGCTTCTGCCGGAATGTGAGCCGCGAGGAGGTTCATGCGCTTGTGGACGAGATTTTTGAGGATTTCTCCGGCCAGGGAGAATAA
- a CDS encoding UvrB/UvrC motif-containing protein, translating to MLCEHCKMREATVKYVEVINGVKSEHNLCAQCASRLDIGQYSAIFEGEFPLGKLLSGLLGVEDTSETEGKYAGVVCPSCGTTYEDFVKDSQFGCPDCYSVFDPLIRENIKHLQGSERHVGKHPGKSPYVDDGASPADGENGGKGEKENKISAGEQIKLLQSRLREAVRREEYETAAALRDQIHHLKEETGQDGKVV from the coding sequence ATGCTTTGTGAACATTGCAAAATGCGTGAAGCCACGGTAAAATACGTTGAGGTAATCAATGGGGTGAAGTCGGAGCATAATCTCTGCGCCCAGTGTGCCAGCCGCCTGGACATCGGCCAGTATTCGGCAATTTTTGAAGGGGAATTCCCCCTTGGAAAGCTGCTTTCCGGACTTCTGGGCGTGGAGGACACGTCGGAGACGGAAGGAAAGTATGCCGGCGTCGTCTGTCCTTCCTGCGGCACGACGTATGAGGACTTCGTAAAAGACAGCCAGTTCGGGTGCCCGGACTGTTACAGCGTTTTCGACCCGCTGATCCGTGAGAACATCAAGCATCTCCAGGGCAGCGAGCGCCATGTGGGGAAGCACCCGGGAAAGAGCCCATACGTGGATGACGGGGCATCGCCTGCGGACGGCGAAAACGGCGGAAAGGGAGAAAAGGAGAATAAGATTTCGGCCGGGGAGCAGATAAAGCTTTTGCAGTCCCGGCTGCGTGAGGCTGTGCGCCGGGAGGAATATGAGACGGCGGCGGCCTTAAGAGATCAGATCCATCATTTAAAAGAGGAGACAGGGCAGGATGGCAAAGTGGTTTGA
- a CDS encoding ATP--guanido phosphotransferase, which yields MAKWFEEAEKEMSNVIYSRVRLVRNWKEYPFPGKMTREQGAEMTARLNEGLKDIGSLDGCRYAKAELERLADLDRAALTERRVLGRSMSKKKGPASLIVSEDERASIVLNGDDHIRIQVLEAGLNLEGCYKRADRLDDYISERFEYSFDEKYGYLTSYPTNVGTGLRASVVLHLPLLSRKRSFNSLVADMGRFGTAVRGVYGEGGENYGSLYQVSNQKTLGQSEKEIIELVTKAAAELDAQERRLRQEALKQKPLGCQDEVYKSYGVLRYARRLTRKDAMEFLSQIMVGVRDGILKTKEPCSIYRIMLGIQPANLLKLAEKPMEKEELEAARAQFVRAELPEIIES from the coding sequence ATGGCAAAGTGGTTTGAGGAAGCAGAAAAGGAAATGTCAAACGTCATTTACAGCCGGGTTCGCCTTGTGAGGAACTGGAAGGAGTATCCGTTCCCGGGAAAGATGACGAGGGAACAGGGAGCCGAAATGACGGCCCGGTTAAATGAGGGCCTTAAGGACATCGGGAGTCTGGACGGGTGCCGGTACGCGAAGGCGGAGCTAGAGCGCCTGGCAGATCTCGACCGGGCGGCGCTTACGGAGAGGCGTGTCCTCGGCCGTTCCATGTCGAAAAAGAAGGGGCCTGCAAGCCTGATTGTCTCAGAGGATGAGCGGGCGTCCATCGTCTTAAACGGCGATGACCATATCCGCATCCAGGTGCTGGAGGCAGGCCTGAATCTGGAGGGCTGCTATAAGCGGGCCGACCGGCTGGACGATTACATCAGCGAGCGGTTCGAGTATTCCTTTGATGAAAAATATGGGTACCTGACGTCCTATCCCACCAACGTGGGGACGGGGCTCCGTGCCAGCGTCGTGCTCCATCTGCCGCTTCTTTCCAGGAAACGGAGCTTCAACAGCCTGGTGGCCGACATGGGCCGTTTCGGCACTGCCGTCCGCGGCGTTTACGGCGAGGGGGGTGAAAACTACGGCTCCCTCTACCAGGTTTCCAATCAGAAGACCCTGGGGCAGAGTGAGAAGGAAATCATCGAGCTTGTGACGAAGGCGGCCGCGGAATTGGATGCCCAGGAGCGGCGGTTGCGTCAGGAGGCCTTAAAGCAGAAGCCCCTTGGCTGCCAGGATGAGGTCTATAAATCCTACGGCGTGCTGCGGTACGCCAGGAGGCTCACGAGAAAAGATGCCATGGAATTTTTGTCCCAGATCATGGTCGGCGTGCGGGACGGGATCTTAAAGACAAAGGAGCCGTGTTCCATTTACCGGATCATGCTTGGGATCCAGCCGGCGAACCTCTTAAAGCTGGCGGAAAAGCCCATGGAAAAAGAGGAGCTGGAGGCGGCCAGGGCGCAGTTTGTGCGGGCGGAGCTTCCGGAAATCATAGAATCATAA
- a CDS encoding ATP-dependent Clp protease ATP-binding subunit → MDRYTEKASEALVLAGEAAEDMGSKTIGTEHILVGLMEEGSGTAAKVLEANDVKLDRLLALEQQLVASYRKTGIRDREGYTPRAKHVLENSYREAVRFRAPLIGTEHILMALLKENDCVAIRLLNTLNINIQKIYIDLLAAMGEDAAGKDEAVPGRSQKTARSQTPTLDSYSRDLTALAADGKLDPVIGREKEIRRVVQILSRRTKNNPCLIGEPGVGKTAVTEGLSQMIAAGDVPETIRGKRVVVLDLSGMVAGSKYRGEFEERIKNVISEVREAGNVLLFIDEIHTIIGAGGAEGALDASNILKPSLARGELQLIGATTIEEYRKYIEKDPALERRFQPVTVEEPTEEEAVDILKGLRPRYEEHHRVTITDEAIRAAVRLSSRYINDRFLPDKAVDLIDEASSKLRLTVYVEPKGIKEAEEEIRALEADKEAAIRREAYEEAGEIKKKQEKKREKIAKLREKWETEKTSKELVVGENEIAEVVSDWTKIPVSKLAEEESERLLKLEQILHERVVGQDEAVTAISKAIRRGRVGLKDPKRPIGSFLFLGPTGVGKTELCKALAEVMFGTENALIRVDMSEYMEKHSISKMIGSPPGYVGYEGGGQLSEKVRRHPYSVILFDEVEKAHPDVFNILLQVLDDGHITDSQGHKIDFKNTVLIMTSNAGAENIIAPKQLGFLSKDDEKEKYDRMKNGVMDEVKRMFKPEFLNRIDDIIVFHPLTKEHMKAIVTIMLGTVEKRTKQQMSIRLNAGDDVKEYLIDKGYDEKYGARPLKRTIQNLIEDRLAEEILEGRVREGDSVKITVRDGALKFSARHPQTARKEVGSMV, encoded by the coding sequence ATGGACAGATATACGGAAAAAGCCTCAGAGGCCCTTGTTCTGGCCGGGGAGGCTGCGGAGGACATGGGTTCCAAAACCATCGGGACAGAGCATATCCTGGTGGGGCTCATGGAGGAAGGCAGCGGTACGGCCGCAAAGGTGCTGGAGGCCAATGATGTGAAGCTTGACCGGCTTCTGGCTCTGGAACAGCAGCTTGTGGCGTCCTACCGGAAAACTGGCATCCGCGACCGGGAGGGCTATACGCCGAGGGCAAAGCATGTGCTGGAAAACAGCTACCGGGAGGCCGTCCGCTTCCGGGCGCCGCTCATCGGGACGGAGCATATCCTGATGGCGCTTTTAAAAGAAAACGACTGCGTGGCGATCCGGCTTTTAAATACGTTGAATATCAACATTCAGAAAATTTACATTGACCTTTTGGCGGCCATGGGCGAAGACGCGGCCGGAAAGGACGAGGCCGTTCCGGGGCGCAGCCAGAAGACGGCCAGATCCCAGACGCCGACGCTGGATTCATACAGCCGCGACCTGACGGCCCTTGCGGCAGATGGAAAGCTTGACCCTGTCATCGGACGGGAAAAGGAGATTCGCAGAGTCGTCCAGATTTTAAGCCGCAGGACGAAAAACAACCCCTGCCTGATCGGGGAGCCGGGCGTCGGAAAGACGGCCGTGACCGAGGGGCTGTCCCAGATGATTGCGGCCGGCGATGTGCCGGAAACCATCCGCGGGAAACGTGTCGTCGTGCTGGATTTGTCCGGCATGGTGGCCGGCTCCAAGTACCGCGGCGAGTTTGAGGAGCGGATTAAAAACGTGATTTCCGAGGTGCGGGAGGCCGGAAACGTCCTCTTATTCATCGACGAGATTCACACGATCATCGGCGCAGGCGGCGCAGAAGGCGCCCTGGATGCCTCCAATATTTTAAAGCCGTCCCTGGCAAGAGGCGAGCTCCAGCTCATCGGCGCCACGACCATCGAGGAATACCGGAAATATATTGAAAAGGATCCGGCCTTAGAGCGCAGGTTCCAGCCTGTGACCGTGGAGGAGCCGACGGAAGAAGAGGCCGTGGATATCTTAAAGGGGCTGCGGCCGAGATACGAGGAACACCACCGTGTCACAATCACCGACGAGGCCATCCGTGCGGCCGTCAGGCTGTCCTCCCGCTATATCAACGACAGGTTCCTGCCGGACAAGGCGGTGGACCTGATTGACGAGGCGTCCTCGAAGCTGAGGCTCACGGTTTATGTGGAGCCGAAGGGGATCAAGGAGGCGGAGGAGGAAATCCGCGCCCTGGAGGCAGATAAGGAGGCGGCAATCCGCAGAGAGGCCTACGAGGAAGCCGGGGAAATCAAGAAGAAACAGGAGAAGAAGCGGGAAAAGATTGCGAAGCTCAGGGAAAAGTGGGAGACGGAGAAAACCTCCAAGGAGCTTGTTGTCGGCGAGAATGAAATCGCCGAGGTGGTTTCCGACTGGACAAAGATCCCGGTGAGTAAGTTAGCTGAGGAGGAGAGCGAACGGCTCTTAAAGCTGGAGCAGATTCTCCATGAGCGCGTAGTCGGCCAGGACGAGGCCGTGACGGCCATCTCCAAGGCCATCCGCCGCGGCCGAGTGGGCTTAAAGGATCCGAAGCGCCCCATCGGCTCATTCCTGTTTTTAGGCCCCACCGGCGTCGGAAAGACGGAGCTCTGCAAGGCGCTTGCGGAGGTGATGTTCGGGACGGAGAATGCCCTGATCCGCGTCGACATGTCGGAGTATATGGAAAAGCACAGCATATCCAAGATGATCGGTTCGCCGCCAGGCTATGTGGGCTATGAAGGCGGCGGGCAGTTAAGCGAAAAGGTTCGCCGCCATCCGTACTCGGTGATTCTGTTTGACGAGGTGGAAAAGGCCCACCCGGACGTGTTCAATATTCTTCTTCAGGTGCTGGACGACGGCCATATCACCGATTCCCAGGGCCATAAGATTGACTTTAAAAATACGGTGCTCATCATGACGTCAAACGCCGGCGCGGAGAATATCATTGCGCCGAAGCAGCTCGGCTTCCTCTCCAAGGATGACGAGAAGGAAAAGTACGACAGGATGAAAAACGGCGTCATGGACGAGGTAAAGCGCATGTTCAAGCCGGAATTCTTAAACAGGATCGACGACATTATCGTGTTCCATCCGCTGACGAAGGAGCACATGAAGGCCATCGTCACCATCATGCTCGGCACGGTGGAGAAGCGGACGAAGCAGCAGATGTCCATCCGCTTAAATGCCGGTGATGACGTGAAGGAATACCTGATTGATAAGGGCTATGATGAGAAATACGGTGCCCGCCCGTTAAAGCGGACGATCCAAAACCTTATCGAAGACCGGCTGGCCGAGGAGATTTTAGAGGGCCGTGTCCGGGAAGGCGATTCGGTGAAAATCACCGTCCGCGACGGCGCCCTCAAATTTTCCGCCCGCCACCCACAAACCGCTAGAAAAGAAGTGGGAAGTATGGTATAA
- a CDS encoding endosialidase — protein MSVIKELIRTEADGTISFGDYSLDAKAKAEDFEHEGDLYKVKTYCDITKLERNGMFVYESVPGTAVSRFYVADDVVTFQVEGVRDAQITVQMEDDMEYEVYEDGVGVGGMKTNMSGKLVLSVELSEGKAVDVKIVRK, from the coding sequence ATGTCAGTAATTAAAGAACTAATCCGCACGGAAGCAGACGGAACCATCAGTTTTGGAGATTATTCTCTCGATGCAAAAGCCAAGGCAGAGGATTTTGAGCATGAAGGCGATCTTTATAAAGTAAAAACCTACTGTGACATTACAAAACTGGAGCGGAACGGTATGTTTGTCTATGAATCCGTACCGGGAACTGCCGTCAGCAGATTTTATGTGGCTGACGATGTGGTGACTTTCCAGGTGGAAGGCGTAAGGGATGCCCAGATCACCGTCCAGATGGAAGACGATATGGAATACGAGGTTTATGAGGACGGTGTCGGCGTCGGCGGCATGAAGACGAATATGAGCGGCAAGCTTGTCTTAAGCGTGGAGCTTTCCGAGGGAAAGGCCGTAGACGTTAAGATTGTGAGAAAGTAA
- the radA gene encoding DNA repair protein RadA, whose amino-acid sequence MAKAGKTMFFCKECGYESSKWMGQCPACREWNSFVEEPVVSEKKSPAAAMRAPGRGAAPVRLADISLEEQDRTKTGFGELDRVLGDGIVKGSLVLVGGDPGIGKSTLLLQVCRNLALAGKRVLYISGEESLKQIKMRAGRIGHIEGELLFFSETNLDVIAGSMETVKPDIVIIDSIQTMFREDISSAPGSVSQVRESTNLLMQIAKGFGITVFIVGHVTKEGVVAGPRVLEHMVDTVLYFEGDRNDSYRILRAVKNRFGPTNEIGVFEMLENGLNEVKNPSAFLLSGRPKEASGAVVACSLEGTRPILLEVQALVTATNFGMARRTANGVDYNRVNILLAILEKRCGYEMSRYDAYVNIAGGMKMNEPALDLALVMALVSSFKNREVDPGMLFFGEVGLSGEVRAVSQASQRVSEAIKMGFSSCVLPKANLEKMKGDNRIRLIGVDNVREAIALL is encoded by the coding sequence GTGGCCAAAGCAGGAAAAACAATGTTTTTTTGTAAGGAATGCGGCTATGAATCCAGCAAGTGGATGGGGCAGTGCCCGGCATGCAGGGAGTGGAACTCGTTTGTGGAGGAGCCGGTGGTTTCCGAGAAGAAATCGCCGGCGGCCGCCATGCGGGCGCCCGGCCGGGGCGCTGCCCCTGTCCGTCTCGCCGATATCTCCCTGGAGGAACAGGATCGGACGAAGACGGGCTTTGGGGAGCTGGACCGGGTTCTGGGCGACGGCATCGTGAAGGGAAGCCTGGTGCTTGTGGGCGGCGATCCCGGTATCGGAAAGTCCACGCTCCTTCTCCAGGTCTGCCGCAACCTGGCGCTGGCGGGAAAGCGCGTCCTTTATATTTCCGGCGAGGAGTCCTTAAAGCAGATCAAAATGCGTGCCGGCCGGATCGGGCACATTGAGGGCGAACTTCTTTTCTTCAGCGAGACGAATCTGGATGTCATCGCCGGTTCCATGGAGACCGTGAAGCCGGACATCGTCATCATCGACTCCATCCAGACCATGTTCCGGGAGGACATTTCCTCGGCGCCGGGCAGTGTGAGCCAGGTCAGGGAGTCAACCAACCTTCTGATGCAGATTGCAAAGGGCTTCGGCATCACCGTATTTATCGTCGGCCATGTGACAAAGGAAGGCGTCGTGGCCGGCCCCAGGGTACTGGAGCATATGGTGGATACGGTTCTCTATTTTGAAGGCGACCGGAACGATTCTTACCGGATTCTCCGGGCCGTGAAGAACCGGTTTGGCCCCACCAACGAGATCGGCGTGTTTGAGATGCTGGAAAATGGCCTCAATGAGGTGAAGAACCCGTCGGCTTTCCTGCTTTCCGGGCGGCCAAAGGAGGCGTCCGGCGCCGTAGTGGCCTGTTCTTTAGAGGGGACACGGCCGATTCTTCTCGAGGTACAGGCGCTTGTGACGGCGACGAATTTCGGAATGGCGAGGCGGACGGCAAACGGTGTCGATTATAACCGGGTCAACATCCTGCTTGCAATTCTCGAAAAACGGTGCGGCTATGAGATGAGCCGGTACGATGCCTATGTGAACATCGCCGGCGGCATGAAGATGAACGAGCCGGCACTGGATCTGGCGCTTGTCATGGCGTTGGTGTCCAGCTTCAAAAACCGCGAGGTGGATCCAGGCATGCTGTTTTTCGGAGAGGTAGGCCTTTCCGGAGAGGTGCGGGCCGTGTCCCAGGCCTCCCAGAGAGTCTCGGAGGCCATAAAAATGGGCTTTTCGTCCTGCGTGCTCCCGAAGGCAAACCTTGAGAAAATGAAGGGCGATAACAGGATCCGTTTAATTGGTGTTGATAACGTGCGGGAGGCCATCGCACTTTTATAA
- a CDS encoding HPr family phosphocarrier protein, translated as MKQKKIMIPSVAEAKDFVFRASECDFDINVFYNRIIIDAKSILGVLSLDLTKVLTVEFDGENKEFEDFLEEKDACKAAVA; from the coding sequence ATGAAGCAGAAAAAAATCATGATTCCTTCTGTTGCGGAAGCAAAGGACTTTGTGTTCAGGGCATCTGAGTGTGATTTCGATATCAATGTTTTTTACAACCGCATTATCATTGACGCAAAGTCGATTCTTGGCGTTTTGAGCCTGGATCTTACCAAGGTTCTCACGGTAGAATTCGACGGCGAAAATAAGGAATTTGAAGATTTTCTGGAAGAAAAAGATGCCTGCAAGGCAGCAGTCGCATAA